Proteins from one Camelus bactrianus isolate YW-2024 breed Bactrian camel chromosome 24, ASM4877302v1, whole genome shotgun sequence genomic window:
- the SYT4 gene encoding synaptotagmin-4 isoform X2 — protein sequence MAPIASSREEFDEIPTVVGIFSAFGLVFTVSLFAWICCQRKSSKSNKTPPYKFVHVLKGVDIYPENLNSKKKFGADEKNEVKNTPAAPKNSLHLDLEKRDLNGNFPKTNLKAGSPSDLENVTPKLSSEGEKEAVSPDSLKSSTSLASDEKQEKLGALVFSLEYNFEKKAFMVNIKEARGLPAMDEQSMTSDPYIKMTILPEKKHKVKTRVLRKTLDPAFDETFTFYGIPYTQIQELALHFTILSFDRFSRDDIIGEVLIPLAGIELTGGKMLMNREIIKRNVRSSGRGELLISLCYQSTTNTLTVVVLKARHLPKSDVSGLSDPYVKVNLYHAKKRISKKKTHVKKCTPNAVFNELFVFDIPCEGLEEISVEFLVLDSERGSRNEVIGRLVLGAAAEGTGGEHWKEICDYPRRQIAKWHVLCDG from the exons ATGGCTCCGATCGCTAGCAGCCGGGAAGAATTTG ATGAAATCCCCACGGTGGTGGGGATCTTCAGTGCGTTCGGCCTGGTCTTCACAGTCTCTCTGTTTGCATGGATCTGCTGTCAGAGAAAATCATCCAAGTCTAACAAGACTCCTCCGTATAAGTTTGTGCATGTGCTAAAGGGAGTTGACATTTACCCCGAAAACCTAAACAGCAAAAAGAAgtttggagcagatgagaaaaatgaagtaaaGAATACACCAGCTGCGCCAAAGAATTCACTGCATCTTGACCTTGAGAAGAGAGATCTAAATGGAAATTTTCCCAAAACAAACCTCAAAGCTGGCAGCCCCTCTGATTTGGAGAATGTGACCCCAAAGCTCTCTTCAGAAGGTGAAAAAGAGGCAGTTTCCCCTGATAGTTTAAAGTCCAGCACTTCTCTTGCATCAGATGAGAAACAAGAGAAGCTGGGCGCCCTCGTCTTCTCCTTAGAGTACAACTTTGAGAAGAAAGCATTCATGGTAAATATCAAGGAAGCCCGCGGCTTGCCGGCCATGGACGAGCAGTCGATGACCTCTGACCCATACATCAAAATGACGATTCTCCCAGAGAAGAAGCACAAAGTGAAAACCAGAGTTCTGAGAAAGACCTTGGACCCAGCTTTTGATGAGACCTTCACATTCTATGGGATCCCCTACACCCAGATCCAAGAGCTGGCCTTACATTTCACGATCTTGAGTTTTGACAGGTTTTCAAGGGATGATATCATTGGAGAAGTCCTTATTCCTCTCGCAGGAATTGAATTAACTGGTGGAAAAATGTTAATGAACAGAGAAATTATCAAGAGAAATGTTAGG TCTTCAGGACGGGGCGAGTTACTGATCTCTCTCTGCTATCAGTCCACCACAAATACTCTcactgtggtggttttaaaaGCACGGCATCTGCCTAAATCTGATGTGTCTGGACTTTCAG ATCCCTACGTCAAAGTGAACCTGTACCATGccaaaaaaagaatctccaaaaaGAAGACTCATGTGAAGAAATGCACCCCCAATGCAGTGTTTAATGAACTGTTTGTCTTTGATATTCCTTGCGAGGGTCTTGAAGAGATAAGTGTTGAATTTCTGGTTTTGGATTCTGAAAGGGGATCCCGAAATGAAGTCATCGGGCGGTTGGTCCTGGGAGCAGCAGCAGAGGGAACCGGCGGAGAGCACTGGAAAGAGATCTGCGACTATCCCAGGAGACAGATCGCCAAGTGGCACGTTCTCTGTGACGGTTAG
- the SYT4 gene encoding synaptotagmin-4 isoform X1 codes for MAPIASSREEFDEIPTVVGIFSAFGLVFTVSLFAWICCQRKSSKSNKTPPYKFVHVLKGVDIYPENLNSKKKFGADEKNEVKNTPAAPKNSLHLDLEKRDLNGNFPKTNLKAGSPSDLENVTPKLSSEGEKEAVSPDSLKSSTSLASDEKQEKLGALVFSLEYNFEKKAFMVNIKEARGLPAMDEQSMTSDPYIKMTILPEKKHKVKTRVLRKTLDPAFDETFTFYGIPYTQIQELALHFTILSFDRFSRDDIIGEVLIPLAGIELTGGKMLMNREIIKRNVRKSSGRGELLISLCYQSTTNTLTVVVLKARHLPKSDVSGLSDPYVKVNLYHAKKRISKKKTHVKKCTPNAVFNELFVFDIPCEGLEEISVEFLVLDSERGSRNEVIGRLVLGAAAEGTGGEHWKEICDYPRRQIAKWHVLCDG; via the exons ATGGCTCCGATCGCTAGCAGCCGGGAAGAATTTG ATGAAATCCCCACGGTGGTGGGGATCTTCAGTGCGTTCGGCCTGGTCTTCACAGTCTCTCTGTTTGCATGGATCTGCTGTCAGAGAAAATCATCCAAGTCTAACAAGACTCCTCCGTATAAGTTTGTGCATGTGCTAAAGGGAGTTGACATTTACCCCGAAAACCTAAACAGCAAAAAGAAgtttggagcagatgagaaaaatgaagtaaaGAATACACCAGCTGCGCCAAAGAATTCACTGCATCTTGACCTTGAGAAGAGAGATCTAAATGGAAATTTTCCCAAAACAAACCTCAAAGCTGGCAGCCCCTCTGATTTGGAGAATGTGACCCCAAAGCTCTCTTCAGAAGGTGAAAAAGAGGCAGTTTCCCCTGATAGTTTAAAGTCCAGCACTTCTCTTGCATCAGATGAGAAACAAGAGAAGCTGGGCGCCCTCGTCTTCTCCTTAGAGTACAACTTTGAGAAGAAAGCATTCATGGTAAATATCAAGGAAGCCCGCGGCTTGCCGGCCATGGACGAGCAGTCGATGACCTCTGACCCATACATCAAAATGACGATTCTCCCAGAGAAGAAGCACAAAGTGAAAACCAGAGTTCTGAGAAAGACCTTGGACCCAGCTTTTGATGAGACCTTCACATTCTATGGGATCCCCTACACCCAGATCCAAGAGCTGGCCTTACATTTCACGATCTTGAGTTTTGACAGGTTTTCAAGGGATGATATCATTGGAGAAGTCCTTATTCCTCTCGCAGGAATTGAATTAACTGGTGGAAAAATGTTAATGAACAGAGAAATTATCAAGAGAAATGTTAGG AAGTCTTCAGGACGGGGCGAGTTACTGATCTCTCTCTGCTATCAGTCCACCACAAATACTCTcactgtggtggttttaaaaGCACGGCATCTGCCTAAATCTGATGTGTCTGGACTTTCAG ATCCCTACGTCAAAGTGAACCTGTACCATGccaaaaaaagaatctccaaaaaGAAGACTCATGTGAAGAAATGCACCCCCAATGCAGTGTTTAATGAACTGTTTGTCTTTGATATTCCTTGCGAGGGTCTTGAAGAGATAAGTGTTGAATTTCTGGTTTTGGATTCTGAAAGGGGATCCCGAAATGAAGTCATCGGGCGGTTGGTCCTGGGAGCAGCAGCAGAGGGAACCGGCGGAGAGCACTGGAAAGAGATCTGCGACTATCCCAGGAGACAGATCGCCAAGTGGCACGTTCTCTGTGACGGTTAG